A stretch of the Candidatus Jettenia sp. AMX2 genome encodes the following:
- the lepA gene encoding translation elongation factor 4, with protein MSIERIRNFCIIAHIDHGKSTLADRLLEKTHTITSREFRNQMLDDMDLERERGITIKASAVALKLKRNGKEYNLNLIDTPGHVDFNYEVSRSLGACEGALLLVDASQGVEAQTVANAYLAMEHNLTIIPVVSKIDLPQSRPYDVLNEMEKTLGIIPEEAIMVSAKTGQGIDEIFDAIIERVPIPKGSPTAPLKSLIFDSVYDDYRGVIIYLRVFDGALKTGDEIYMMKTNRSFKVEEVGVFRPKMAAKDCLSAGEVGYCIANIKSIHDVKIGDTVTHHRNRAAEALPGYRPPIPMVYCGIYPANNADFHVLREALERLRLNDSSFTFEPETSQALGFGFRCGFLGLLHMDIIQERLERESHINIVQTAPNVTYEIVKTSNEIVMVDNPEKVPPVNEIGEFREPMVRANFVLPSEYVGTIMQLAEGRRGRYKSTEYLSEKRAILTYELPLAEIIFDFFDKMKSATRGYGTLDYDFIGYEPADLVKLDIFVAGKRVDALSTIVHRKEAEVKGRKLVKKLKNEISRHLFEVILQAAIGNRIIARETIRPIAKNVTAKCYGGDITRKRKLLEKQKEGKKRMKSIGNVEIPQKAFLSVLSVDE; from the coding sequence ATGTCTATTGAAAGAATTAGAAACTTTTGTATAATTGCGCATATTGATCATGGGAAATCAACTCTGGCAGATCGTTTGCTAGAAAAGACACATACCATTACGTCCCGCGAATTCCGGAATCAGATGCTCGACGACATGGATTTGGAACGTGAACGTGGCATCACCATCAAGGCGAGTGCAGTAGCATTAAAACTGAAAAGAAACGGCAAGGAATATAATCTGAACTTGATAGATACTCCTGGTCATGTAGACTTCAATTACGAGGTTTCCAGAAGTCTCGGCGCCTGTGAAGGAGCCCTCCTGCTGGTGGATGCTTCTCAAGGTGTAGAAGCTCAAACGGTTGCCAATGCCTACCTTGCCATGGAACATAATTTAACCATAATTCCAGTTGTCAGTAAGATCGATTTACCGCAATCCCGCCCTTACGATGTACTGAATGAAATGGAAAAAACGCTCGGTATCATTCCGGAAGAGGCCATTATGGTAAGTGCGAAAACCGGGCAAGGTATTGATGAAATCTTTGATGCAATCATTGAACGTGTGCCCATCCCAAAAGGTTCCCCAACAGCACCACTGAAATCATTAATCTTTGATTCCGTATACGATGACTACCGAGGTGTTATTATTTATCTGCGGGTATTCGACGGCGCTCTGAAAACAGGTGATGAAATATATATGATGAAGACAAACCGCTCTTTTAAGGTTGAAGAAGTTGGAGTGTTCAGACCAAAAATGGCAGCTAAGGATTGTCTTTCCGCAGGAGAAGTAGGGTACTGTATCGCTAATATCAAATCTATTCACGATGTTAAGATAGGGGATACCGTTACTCATCACAGAAACAGGGCGGCTGAAGCACTGCCAGGATATCGTCCTCCCATACCCATGGTATATTGTGGTATTTATCCGGCAAATAATGCCGACTTTCATGTACTACGGGAGGCATTGGAACGGTTGAGACTGAACGACTCATCATTTACCTTTGAACCGGAAACCTCACAAGCCCTTGGTTTTGGATTCCGGTGCGGATTCCTCGGACTTCTGCATATGGATATTATTCAGGAACGTCTTGAGCGGGAAAGCCATATCAACATTGTACAAACCGCTCCGAATGTAACCTATGAAATAGTAAAAACAAGTAATGAGATCGTAATGGTAGATAATCCGGAAAAGGTACCTCCCGTGAATGAGATCGGGGAATTTCGGGAACCAATGGTACGTGCAAATTTTGTTTTGCCTTCTGAATATGTAGGAACCATTATGCAACTCGCCGAAGGACGCCGGGGAAGATACAAAAGCACCGAATATCTCAGTGAAAAACGTGCAATCCTTACTTATGAACTGCCTTTAGCGGAAATTATCTTTGATTTTTTTGATAAAATGAAATCCGCCACGAGGGGATATGGAACACTGGATTATGATTTCATTGGATATGAACCAGCAGACCTTGTAAAATTAGATATCTTTGTGGCAGGGAAACGTGTTGATGCCCTTTCAACAATTGTACACAGAAAAGAGGCCGAGGTCAAAGGAAGAAAATTAGTTAAAAAGTTAAAAAATGAAATCTCACGGCATCTTTTTGAAGTTATATTGCAGGCTGCAATCGGCAACAGGATTATCGCAAGAGAGACAATTCGTCCCATTGCAAAAAATGTTACAGCAAAATGTTATGGTGGTGATATTACAAGAAAACGAAAGCTTCTGGAAAAACAAAAAGAGGGCAAAAAGAGAATGAAATCCATAGGTAATGTGGAAATTCCACAAAAAGCATTCTTGTCTGTATTATCCGTTGATGAATAA